One segment of Panicum virgatum strain AP13 chromosome 3K, P.virgatum_v5, whole genome shotgun sequence DNA contains the following:
- the LOC120701197 gene encoding L-ascorbate oxidase-like, with protein sequence MRQPTMLAAVLWSLAAALLAEAKVHHHTWDIAYHRKSLDCFEKLAVTVNGEAPGPTIRATQGDTVVVTVRNKLETENTGIHWHGIRQRGSPWADGTVGVTQCPILPGETFTYRFVVDRPGTYLYHAHYGMQRVAGLDGMLVVSVPDGVIEPFAYDEEHTVLLMDWWHKSVYEQAVGLASDPLEFVGEPQSLLINGRGMFVNSSIPPADCALPPALFTAVPGRTYRLRVGSLTSLSSLNFEIEGHSMTVVEADGHYVRPVVVRSLFIYSGETYSVLVTADQDPSRNYWAASHVVGRKRETPSAMSVLSYAGNDPRAPPPTPRPAGPAWDDAAPRVEQSRSVAVAHPDHALPVPPRPDRTLLLLNANTRIDGHVRWAINGVSLRFPATPYLVSMNRGLRAAYDQRPPADAYDHRSYDVGSAAAAAAAGGTVASAAYRLALGSVVDVVLQNAVALNNRSETHPWHLHGHDFWVLGYGEGRFEPGRDEAGFNLRDPVMKNTVALHPMGWTAVRFVADNPGVWLFHCHIEAHVYMGMGVVFEEGVHKVGRLPSSIMGCGRSRGLN encoded by the exons ATGCGGCAGCCCACgatgctcgccgccgtcctgtggtcgctggcggcggcgctcctcgcGGAGGCCAAGGTGCACCACCACACCTGGGACATCGCCTACCACCGCAAGTCCCTCGACTGCTTCGAGAAGCTTGCCGTGACCGTCAACGGCGAGGCGCCCGGCCCAACCATCCGCGCCACGCAGGGCGACACCGTCGTGGTCACCGTGCGCAACAAGCTCGAGACAGAGAACACGGGCATCCACTGGCACGGCATCCGCCAGCGGGGCTCGCCGTGGGCCGACGGCACCGTCGGCGTCACGCAGTGCCCCATCCTCCCCGGCGAGACCTTCACCTACAGATTCGTCGTCGACAGG CCGGGCACGTACTTGTACCATGCGCACTACGGGATGCAGCGCGTCGCCGGGCTCGACGGCATGCTCGTGGTGTCCGTGCCAGACGGCGTCATCGAGCCCTTCGCTTACGACGAAGAGCACACCGTCCTCCTCATGGACTGGTGGCACAAGAGCGTCTACGAGCAGGCCGTCGGGCTCGCGTCCGACCCGCTCGAGTTCGTCGGCGAGCCGCAGTCCCTGCTGATCAACGGCCGAGGGATGTTCGTCAACAGCTCGATCCCGCCGGCGGACTGCGCCTTGCCGCCGGCGCTGTTCACCGCCGTGCCGGGGAGGACCTACCGCCTCCGCGTCGGCAGCCTCACGTCGCTCTCGTCGCTCAACTTCGAGATCGAGGGCCACTCGATGACGGTGGTGGAGGCCGACGGCCACTACGTGCGCCCGGTCGTGGTGCGCAGCCTCTTCATCTACTCCGGCGAGACGTACTCCGTCCTGGTCACGGCCGACCAGGACCCGTCCCGGAACTACTGGGCCGCGTCCCACGTCGTCGGCCGCAAGCGCGAGACTCCCAGCGCCATGTCAGTCCTAAGCTACGCCGGGAACGacccgcgggcgccgccgccgacgccgcggccggCAGGCCCCGCGTGGGACGACGCGGCGCCCAGGGTGGAGCAGAGCAGGTCCGTCGCCGTGGCGCACCCGGACCACGCCCTGCCCGTGCCGCCGCGCCCCGACCGcacgctcctcctcctcaacgCCAACACCAGGATCGACGGCCACGTGCGGTGGGCCATCAATGGCGTGTCGCTACGGTTCCCGGCGACGCCGTACCTCGTCTCCATGAACCGCGGCCTACGGGCCGCCTACGACCAGCGTCCCCCGGCGGACGCGTACGACCACAGGAGCTACGACGtcggctccgcggccgccgcggcggcggcgggcggaacgGTGGCGAGCGCGGCGTACCGGCTGGCCCTGGGGTCGGTGGTGGACGTGGTGCTGCAGAACGCGGTGGCGCTCAACAACCGGAGCGAGACGCACCCGTGGCACCTCCACGGACACGACTTCTGGGTGCTCGGGTACGGCGAGGGCAGGTTCGAGCCGGGGAGGGACGAGGCCGGGTTCAACCTGAGGGACCCGGTGATGAAGAACACGGTGGCGCTGCACCCCAtggggtggacggcggtgaggttCGTGGCGGACAACCCCGGGGTGTGGCTGTTCCACTGCCACATCGAGGCGCACGTGTACATGGGCATGGGGGTGGTGTTTGAGGAGGGCGTCCACAAGGTCGGCCGCTTGCCCAGCTCCATCATGGGATGCGGACGATCCAGGGGCCTCAACTGA